Below is a genomic region from Parageobacillus toebii NBRC 107807.
CAATGCAACGGGTGATCGTCATGTTTTGCGCGTTTGGAAATGTTTTTTCCATCCAGCGCACTCGCCGTTCCTCGAACTGTCGAATGGCGAAAATATGTTTTTGTTCTTCGTTCATTAACGTCGACAATGCATCCATGTCATTTTTTTTCAACGCTTCCGTTTTGCGCTGGGCGAGCTTGTATAAACTTTCATGCAGTTTCGCTTGTGCCTCTAATATCGAAATAAGCCCAGAAAACGTCATCATCGTTCGCTCCGTTTTTATTGTTTTCGATAATATTCAATGATGCTTTTCGCGATTGCTTTCGGGTCAATCGTGTACGTCCCGTTTTGCACTTGTTGTTTTAACTGTTCGACTTTTTCTTGGCGAGCGCTTTCCCATTTCGACGCTTCCTGCAATTCTTTCGCCGCTTCA
It encodes:
- a CDS encoding flagellar protein FlgN — encoded protein: MMTFSGLISILEAQAKLHESLYKLAQRKTEALKKNDMDALSTLMNEEQKHIFAIRQFEERRVRWMEKTFPNAQNMTITRCIELADKTEREKLTELYERLTETIAQLKQANELNKQLLEQSLQFVSAMLDVAMPSVQPITYNETNQYEESLNRSIFESKA
- the flgM gene encoding flagellar biosynthesis anti-sigma factor FlgM; translated protein: MKIHHVGSMNVNPYERQFNKVERQVPSTRKKDQVEISEAAKELQEASKWESARQEKVEQLKQQVQNGTYTIDPKAIAKSIIEYYRKQ